GGTGATGCGGGAATAGGTGGTCGTCAGCATCAGGAAGATGAGGACGACAAGCAGCACGTCGATGAAGGGGATCAGGTTGATCTCCGGCTCATCCTGCGGGCGGTGCTTGCGAAACTGCATGGCGCGGGCGTCCTGTCTCAGCGGCGGCCACCGGCGCCCAGGCGCAGCAGGTGCGGCACCATGGTCTCGGCTGCCTGCTCGAGCGACAGTGTGTAGGCGTCCACCCGGGCGCGGAAGTGCCGGTAGAACATCAGGGCCGGGATGGCCACGATGAGCCCGAAGGCCGTGTTGTAGAGCGCGACCGAGATGCCGTGCGCCAGCTCGGCGGGGTTGCCGCCGGGCGTGCCGGCCGTGGCACCCGAGGCACCGAAGATCTCGATCATGCCAATCACCGTGCCAAGCAGGCCCAGCAGCGGGGCGGCCGATGCGATCGTGCCGAGCGCATTGAGGTTGCGTTCAAGCTGATGGACCGCGTCGCGTCCGGCCGTCTCGAATGCCCGGCGCAGCGCCGGCTCGGCAATGCGGGGCTCGGCGGCCACGGCACGCAGGCCTT
This is a stretch of genomic DNA from Aquabacterium olei. It encodes these proteins:
- a CDS encoding MotA/TolQ/ExbB proton channel family protein, translated to MLSILQAAGWPIIPLVLCSIVALALIIERFLSLRADRVAPGKLLDEVMTVTRGNLPPADTINKLAENSVMGKLLAQGLRAVAAEPRIAEPALRRAFETAGRDAVHQLERNLNALGTIASAAPLLGLLGTVIGMIEIFGASGATAGTPGGNPAELAHGISVALYNTAFGLIVAIPALMFYRHFRARVDAYTLSLEQAAETMVPHLLRLGAGGRR